GCCAATCTAAAAAGCTGAGCAGGCCCAGCATAAACACAACCGTCAGTACGCAGGTCGATAGCGGCAGCAGGGTCCACCGCCAACTGCGGAAAATGGTCGCTAATAAAACCACGATAAACAATAGAATACCGGTACCAAACACCCGCAAATCGCTTTTCACAAAGGCAATCATATCCACGGCAATCATCGGTACGCCGCCAAGAAACACCGTTGCATCGCCGCGGTAATCGTTAACAATAGTCCGCGCCTGCGCAACTAACTTTGCCTGTCGTTCATGAACCTCGGCAGTGTAATCTGCAAAGCTTGTTTCCAGCGTCGCAAGCTCGGTGTGCTCGGCGTCAGTTAAGGTGTTTTTGTCGGCCTTTAGCCGCAGTGCATCGCGCTCATCAAGCAACTCAAAATAACGTTCGTCACGCTGCAAATTAACCTGAAGTGCGGTAGTTCGCCCATCAGCACTGGTTAACAACGACTTATAAATTGGGCTAGTTGCCAGCTCTTGCTTAACCAGCTCGATATCGATCCCCGGTGTTCTCAAGGTCGGAATATCGCCGCCCGTTACCTGACCTAAAGACACCCGCGGGCTTTGCAATAAGGGCACATCTAGAATGGAATTAACGGAAGATACATTTGGCAGTGCGGCCATACGCCCGCGCAATTCATCGAGAGTTTTCAATTGCTCAGGAGCAAACAGGTCACTATTAGGCTGATAGGTCACCAGTAAGAAATCTTCCGAGCCGTAGCGCTTGCTAATTTCTCGGTAGTATTCAAGCGAGGTATCGCCTTCTAAAACCAGAGCATCAGCGGAGGCGTCTAGCTTCATGGTCGGAATATACGTTGCCAGCCAAGCTACGCCCCCTAATAGCAACACCATTACCCAAAAGGCATTTTTTAAAACAATGCGTTGATACAGTGAAAATAGCGCCGCAGACATGCCAAACCCTCAATAACTCGTTTATGCCGGAATGTTTTTATTTCCGGTCCTGGTTTTATTCTGGCGACCACCGGGGTGGCCTAAAAAATTAAGACTCCTCACCCCAGCGTGGCAGCAAAGTTTGCGCTACGCCAAGATGATCGAGAATACGCGCGACAACAAAATCAATCAGATCAGCCACGCTTTCAGGCTGCCGATAAAATCCCGGTGAAGCCGGCATAATAGTGGCACCCATTTGCGTCAAGCTGAGCATATGCTGCAAATGAATCGCCGATAGCGGCATTTCCCTAGGCACCAGTATCAACTGACGACGCTCTTTGAGTGCAACATCGGCAGCGCGTTCAATTAAATTATTACTTGCGCCGCAGGCAATAGCCGACAGTGTACCGGTACTGGCAGGACACACCACCATAGATGAAGGCGCGCCACTGCCCGAGGCAACCGCGGCCATCCAATCTTCTGGACCATGAACCTTAAGCTGTTCTGGCGTGCAAGAAAATCGCTCACACAAATGCTTGGATAAAACGCTCGGACGCCCAGGTAAAGGCTGATCGGTCTCGGTTGCAACAACGAGCAGGGCCGCTTTTGAGATCATAAAATGCACCTCGCAACCGGCGCCAAGCAAACACTCAAGCAAGCGCAAACCGTATTGCGCACCTGAGGCACCCGTCATTGCTAGGGTCACTGACTTCATTGCTTACTCTCCCAACGCGCTCGCAAGGCGCTCAGCAGTCGTTGGTGAACACCACCAAAGCCGCCGTTACTCATTATTACCAAGTGATCACCCGCTTTTAGCGAGCCCAGTAATTCGCGCACAGTACCATCAAGATCGGTACTTAAACGGGCAGGACTGGGACTCTCGGCAATCACTGAATCCAAAGACCAATCCAAACCCGGAGGCTGATACCAAATCACCTCGTCTGCGCAGGCGGTGGCCGGCGCCAAACGATCTTTATAGACACCCATACGCATAGTATTGGACCGCGGTTCAATCAAGGCCACAATTCGACCGCTACTCACCCTCCCACGCAAGCCCTCTAAGGTGGTTGCTATGGCTGTGGGGTGATGCGCAAAATCATCGTAAACAGCAATGCCGGCGATGGTGTCTAATAACTCCATCCGCCGTTTTACACCGCGAAACTGACACAGGGCAGCAATGCCATCTTTTGGCTGAACACCAATATGATGGGCGGCGGCAAGTGCGGCTAGGGCATTATTCACATTGTGCGCGCCGGTGTGCGACCACCTTACAGCGCCTTGCAACACCCCGCGATAAAACACCTCAAAACTCGAGAAATCATCGCTCTGCACTTCAGCCTGCCATTCCGCGAGCTGATTGCGATGACTACTTAAGCGCTCAACTTCACTCCAGCACCCCATTTCAAGTACTTCGTCGAGAGCAGCCTCTGCGGCGGGCACGATAATGCGACCAATGGCCGGCACGGTCCGCACCAAATGATGGAACTGTCGCTGAATGGCAGCCAAATCATCAAAAATATCGGCGTGATCAAATTCAAGATTATTTAGAATGGCAGTGTAGGGACGGTAATGAACAAACTTGGAGCGCTTATCAAAAAAAGCGCTGTCGTACTCATCTGCCTCAATAACAAAAAAATCACTTCCACCCAGGCGCGCGGACAAACCAAAATCATCGGGCACACCGCCAATCAAAAAACCCGGCTGATAGCCGCAGTCTTCCAGTACCCATGCCAACATACTACTGGTGGTCGTTTTGCCGTGAGTCCCAGCGCAAGCCAATACCCAACGACTTTGCAATACATGGTCACTGAGCCACTGCGGGCCTGACGTGTAGGGAATACCACGATTCAAAACATGCTCTACCGCAGGATTACCCCGCGACATCGCATTGCCAATAATCACCAGATCTGGCTCGGGTGATAAATGGGCGGGATCATAGCCTTCCATCAGAGTAATCCCCTGAGATTCCAGCTGTGTACTCATCGGCGGATACACATTGGCATCGGAGCCAGTCACGGTATGCCCCAATTCCCGCGCGAGAATCGCCAAGCCGCCCATAAACGTACCGCAAATACCCAAAATATGGAGATGCATAAATGAAAACGCCACACAGAAAATTCTGTGTGGCATGGTATCACCGCTATCGCGTCAGCTCTACGCTAACAGACCAGTCAGGACGGCCTGCTAGGTTTTGAGACCAAAGATTTTTGGACGAGCATCGAATAGCCCCAAGTCAGCGGCTCAAGCAAGCATACAATGCGACAGGAACTTTACATGGCAGGACATAAGCCCGATTAACAATCGTTTAGCCATTGCGCCACACATCTCCTAGGGCAGTAATAGGCGCAAACATTTTCATTAGCAAGCACGTTTTTCATTAAAAAAGACACCGACTAGTGAGCACTGCATCTCAGAACGCAAGCCCCAACATTGAAGCAAAATCGGGATACAGATATCATTCCACCTACAAAATCTCATGCTGCCAGCACATTCTTGTGTTGCCGACATAAAACTTATCTATCGCGGGTAATAACACCTGCTCATTTAGACAGACGCTTATTTCAGGAGCTGTAATGAAACATTTAAAGATCATACTACTAAGTACTGCGCTATCTGCGGCAAGCCATGCACACTCTCAAGCTCAATCTGCTGGGCTATTGGGAGGCCTTCTTCCTCAGGTAACCGGCATTGCCAGCCAGACTGTACTCCCAGTGGTAAACGGCCTGATCGGTGACAATGAGCTTATCGGCGGCATCGTAGCTCAAGTCAGCGACACCCTAAATACAACGCTGAACACTGTTTTACCAGTTCCAGTACAAGCCTTAGATGTAGTGATTCCACTGATCGACGAACTAACGGGTGATGGCGAAGCACTGCAACTTGGCGGCCTGACACCGGTGCTTCTTGATATTACAAACGCGGCCGTAATCCCACTACTGGGCGGATCTATGGAAGGCGAAGTGTTTTAAATCCCCAACCCTATAACTATTACGGCGCTAGCTGGTAGCTGTTAAGCTCTACGACCAGCTTGCGCCGTCGCATTTCAGCATTTACCCCCTCCCAAGAAAAACAGCATACAGCCTTCAATAGCACCCACCCTTAACAGTCGCCGGTATTGCTATGCACAAAAGACTATGACCTATCGCTAATGAGGTAAAAGCTGCCTTCTATTTAGCTATCCAGCAACTTATTCTCAATACGCTGAATTAGCTTAATCACAGGATAATTATAAAAAAAAAGCCGCTCGATAAGCACGTGAGTGCAAATCAGCGGCAAAGGTAAGGGAAATTAAAAATCTGATCAAATTACAATAATTTTTCCCGACATCCTATCGCCATGTATGGAGCAAATATATCCATACTCCCCTGGTTTATCGAACTTATATGACCAGCTAGAATCGTGGCGAAGACGAGGACTGCGAACAGTACCGATTAAAACAATATGATTTGAGCCATCATGATTCTCAAAGACGACCGTCGTACCAGCTTTCACCGTAAGTACCGCCGGAGTGAAGCGCATAAAATCGACAATAGAAACTACATTCCCGGCTTTCTCAGTGGGATCCGCATGCGGCATTTTTTCAGTGGCAGCCGCCTTTTTTGGCGCAGCCGCTGCAGACATTGCCATGCCAGCGGAGTGTCCTGCATGCGCAGCACTGCCCTTAGCGCCATCAGCACCAACGACATTAATCACACCTTTCATAGAGGAATGCAGACCACATTGATAGGGATAACTTCCCGGCGTTGAAAACATGTGCTTGAAATCAGCACCCTTCATCATTCGCCGGCTCTCTTTGCCATCGACTAGAACCGTGTGGCTAGCGCTATCCAAATTTTTCCACGTCACAGCTTGACCAGGTTTAACGGTTACTTCCTTAGGACCAAATTTATAGCCCTTAATATCGACTTTCACCGGCTCCGCTTCAGCCAACACATCAGACGAAATTACCGCGCCAAGAATCATGGTCATAGCAGCCAGCAAGGTGTAGATGCATGCATACACTTTCATAAATTCCTCCAACATGAAATCCTAGGCAAACACAATAGTCGCAAGAACATCATGAAAAATAACATTTAGTAACTAATAAATTACTTCTTCTGACGTGCCTTGCGCATGCGACTCGTGCGCCAGGTCATCCACACACCAGATATCGACAGCAATACTGCAGCAACACCGACCAAGTTGATCAACTGCGCTCCAAACGTGCCAAACAGGCGACCGCTATGTAAATCTATCAATACCTGCTCTAAGGCCACAGTAG
This portion of the Zhongshania sp. R06B22 genome encodes:
- a CDS encoding flavin prenyltransferase UbiX; protein product: MKSVTLAMTGASGAQYGLRLLECLLGAGCEVHFMISKAALLVVATETDQPLPGRPSVLSKHLCERFSCTPEQLKVHGPEDWMAAVASGSGAPSSMVVCPASTGTLSAIACGASNNLIERAADVALKERRQLILVPREMPLSAIHLQHMLSLTQMGATIMPASPGFYRQPESVADLIDFVVARILDHLGVAQTLLPRWGEES
- a CDS encoding cupredoxin domain-containing protein, which encodes MKVYACIYTLLAAMTMILGAVISSDVLAEAEPVKVDIKGYKFGPKEVTVKPGQAVTWKNLDSASHTVLVDGKESRRMMKGADFKHMFSTPGSYPYQCGLHSSMKGVINVVGADGAKGSAAHAGHSAGMAMSAAAAPKKAAATEKMPHADPTEKAGNVVSIVDFMRFTPAVLTVKAGTTVVFENHDGSNHIVLIGTVRSPRLRHDSSWSYKFDKPGEYGYICSIHGDRMSGKIIVI
- the mpl gene encoding UDP-N-acetylmuramate:L-alanyl-gamma-D-glutamyl-meso-diaminopimelate ligase, producing the protein MHLHILGICGTFMGGLAILARELGHTVTGSDANVYPPMSTQLESQGITLMEGYDPAHLSPEPDLVIIGNAMSRGNPAVEHVLNRGIPYTSGPQWLSDHVLQSRWVLACAGTHGKTTTSSMLAWVLEDCGYQPGFLIGGVPDDFGLSARLGGSDFFVIEADEYDSAFFDKRSKFVHYRPYTAILNNLEFDHADIFDDLAAIQRQFHHLVRTVPAIGRIIVPAAEAALDEVLEMGCWSEVERLSSHRNQLAEWQAEVQSDDFSSFEVFYRGVLQGAVRWSHTGAHNVNNALAALAAAHHIGVQPKDGIAALCQFRGVKRRMELLDTIAGIAVYDDFAHHPTAIATTLEGLRGRVSSGRIVALIEPRSNTMRMGVYKDRLAPATACADEVIWYQPPGLDWSLDSVIAESPSPARLSTDLDGTVRELLGSLKAGDHLVIMSNGGFGGVHQRLLSALRARWESKQ